Proteins from a genomic interval of Paenibacillus lentus:
- a CDS encoding Bax inhibitor-1/YccA family protein, whose translation MIGRSGNPTLNDKTFDQIGYHSGQDAMTIEGTVNKVFITLAVLLGGAFASWSMYFNGQDVLPYAIGGAIGGFILALIISFKPTTAPFLVPIYGVLEGLFLGAISAMFESVNQGITLQAALLTMGVFIALLLAYKTRIIKATENFRLGVFAATGGIALVYLLSFILGFFGISIPYLHESNWIGIGISVIIVIVAALNLVLDFDFIENGANQGAPKYMEWYGAFGLMVTLVWLYIEMLRLLAKLANRD comes from the coding sequence TTGATAGGTCGTAGTGGAAATCCGACATTGAATGATAAAACATTCGATCAAATCGGATATCATTCTGGACAGGATGCAATGACCATTGAAGGCACAGTAAATAAAGTGTTTATTACGCTTGCTGTACTTTTAGGGGGCGCATTTGCTTCTTGGTCCATGTACTTCAACGGGCAGGACGTGCTGCCATATGCTATTGGCGGAGCGATTGGCGGCTTTATTCTAGCGCTGATTATTAGCTTCAAGCCAACGACAGCTCCATTTCTCGTTCCGATTTATGGAGTGTTGGAAGGCTTGTTTTTAGGCGCAATCTCTGCGATGTTCGAATCTGTAAACCAAGGAATCACGCTGCAAGCTGCGTTGCTGACGATGGGCGTATTCATCGCTCTGTTGCTTGCTTACAAGACAAGGATTATCAAAGCGACAGAAAACTTTCGGCTTGGTGTGTTTGCGGCCACGGGCGGCATAGCATTAGTATATCTGCTCAGTTTCATTCTGGGGTTCTTTGGAATTTCTATTCCTTACCTGCATGAAAGCAACTGGATTGGAATCGGAATTTCTGTGATTATTGTAATTGTGGCAGCTTTGAATCTCGTCTTGGATTTCGATTTTATTGAGAATGGTGCTAATCAGGGTGCTCCGAAGTATATGGAATGGTATGGTGCTTTCGGCTTGATGGTTACCCTAGTATGGCTCTATATTGAAATGCTTCGTCTTTTAGCTAAGTTGGCGAACAGAGACTAG
- a CDS encoding polysaccharide deacetylase family protein, producing METLLLWLFYVSTLYAFIPGLITRLFGFRVFRRGVGMNEFALTFDDGPDPVYTSQLLDLLKKYKAKATFFVVGSNAEKYPHLIKRMHEEGHLIGIHNYVHKTNWLMGPSAVKKQIQRTNKIICDIIGSDTHYYRPPWGIVNLFDFARRSETQIVLWSSMFGDWRQRLGADRLTQRMLKKLKSGEVFLLHDCGNTLGANAKAPVQMLIALERVLQEAEKKGLGTIRIDDMISKSEAAKREAKSKKTLASMSKNAPNKTAPKGRGRLFWGKKLLVSLWLLWEKIFHMLFQLRTTNQEDPIFHFRIRPYRGQPVTMNGGIELVNGDRVLELHFDNKRLFEIGSRSRNSVQIAIQMIRGVEKTLPELAQYVQSHPELLDVKALYGVSMINRGPEQFGFTVTDLPDSFFARSTRLYLKFLMSVIHPSGGDRLKQRSSHELIPKLIVMPIELLLDKYSEDGSHRRYSNKESSEAVKEEAAEEATDEATLSATQPC from the coding sequence ATGGAGACTTTGCTGCTGTGGTTATTTTATGTTTCAACACTATACGCTTTCATACCCGGTTTGATTACGCGATTGTTCGGATTTCGCGTATTTCGCCGCGGAGTAGGCATGAATGAATTTGCCCTTACCTTCGATGATGGACCAGACCCGGTATATACGTCGCAGCTGCTTGATTTATTGAAGAAGTATAAAGCAAAAGCTACGTTTTTTGTCGTCGGCTCCAATGCGGAGAAATATCCACACTTAATCAAGCGAATGCATGAGGAAGGGCATCTCATCGGGATTCATAATTATGTGCATAAGACGAACTGGTTAATGGGTCCATCCGCTGTAAAGAAACAAATCCAGCGAACGAACAAAATCATTTGTGACATTATCGGCAGTGATACGCATTACTATCGGCCTCCTTGGGGGATTGTCAACTTATTTGACTTCGCAAGAAGAAGCGAGACACAAATTGTACTATGGTCATCCATGTTTGGGGATTGGCGCCAGCGCCTCGGCGCTGACCGATTAACGCAACGTATGCTGAAGAAGCTCAAGAGCGGCGAAGTATTTCTGCTTCATGACTGCGGCAATACACTTGGGGCGAATGCAAAAGCGCCTGTGCAGATGCTGATTGCTTTGGAGCGAGTGCTTCAGGAAGCTGAAAAGAAGGGGCTTGGAACGATACGGATTGACGATATGATCAGCAAGAGCGAGGCAGCAAAACGTGAAGCCAAGAGTAAGAAGACTTTGGCTTCGATGTCAAAGAATGCCCCTAATAAAACAGCCCCTAAGGGCAGGGGAAGATTATTCTGGGGCAAAAAGCTCCTTGTGTCTCTTTGGTTATTGTGGGAGAAAATATTTCATATGCTCTTCCAGTTAAGAACAACGAATCAGGAAGACCCGATATTTCATTTTCGCATACGACCGTATCGCGGACAGCCAGTAACGATGAATGGTGGCATAGAGCTGGTTAACGGTGATCGGGTATTAGAGCTCCATTTTGACAACAAAAGGTTATTTGAAATTGGTTCGCGATCCAGAAACTCCGTACAAATAGCCATTCAAATGATTCGCGGCGTAGAAAAGACGCTTCCTGAGCTTGCACAGTATGTCCAGAGCCATCCAGAGCTGCTTGACGTAAAGGCTTTGTATGGAGTGAGCATGATTAATCGGGGGCCAGAGCAATTTGGATTTACTGTGACGGATTTGCCCGATAGCTTTTTCGCCAGATCGACGCGCCTATACTTGAAGTTTCTGATGAGTGTCATTCATCCGTCCGGAGGAGATCGCCTGAAACAGCGTTCCTCTCATGAACTGATTCCTAAACTTATCGTAATGCCTATAGAGCTCTTGCTTGACAAATATTCCGAAGATGGCTCGCATCGCCGTTATTCCAATAAGGAAAGCAGCGAAGCCGTTAAGGAAGAAGCTGCTGAGGAAGCTACGGATGAAGCTACGTTAAGTGCAACTCAGCCGTGCTAG
- a CDS encoding methyl-accepting chemotaxis protein gives MKLVPKKESQAKDNQKEMKKRTDTGQPKNKGVRGWKEKFDSIIDKLPKDINPSRSVGIRLFLIFFIAIMFFVLVIGLLSYQMAKNTIEKNAETASQQTIVQTSQKLDIILQKYEETLQQVFLDDEMQKAIRDASLATSSDYDRFTTSNQMRNRLNSMTFSSKGVVAVYMVPGEEGLIGPVTSGSADNTFVNEIRNEPWFEDMAQTSQVRWITAPNDNAGGTQIFRLVRSVQSVSSMKRFILVADINLEILNGYLQELNLGNGSKVQMITADNVIVGSSVEGEHGQKSEFTLQKKEGERSGSTRIKNAQGRTVLAVYNTQENSDWTLMGVLPTDQLTKDARGILVTTFISMAVVAAIAILIGMWMVRMIARPLVQLMKLMDEGSKGNLNVRMEQKSKDEIGMLTVSFNVMMEQIMQLVKQTNDSAQDVLDTAAELTQASNKTAISAKEIAIATEEIANGATSLANEAERGNELTENISRQMDHVISANKEMESSARQVERSSQQGTEYLNELLQKTSVTGEMVNALTEKVDSLKSSTSSVLKVLDVMQNITQQTNILSLNATIEAARAGAAGRGFMVVADEIRQLADQSRQSITMVGEITDNIQKEMNETVQALSEASPLFQDQIKSVKETSQIFVSVQEQMEGFVQHLDSVTLSIDELNQSQSVLSEAMSNVSAVAQQSSATSEEVASLSSEQETVGEQLVNLSNKLENVSNGLKESLSKFSV, from the coding sequence ATGAAATTGGTTCCTAAGAAGGAGAGCCAAGCTAAAGACAACCAGAAGGAAATGAAGAAACGTACAGATACCGGACAACCTAAAAATAAAGGAGTTAGGGGATGGAAGGAGAAGTTCGATAGTATTATTGATAAGCTTCCCAAGGACATCAATCCATCCAGGTCAGTAGGTATTCGTTTGTTTTTAATTTTCTTTATTGCGATTATGTTTTTCGTACTTGTAATCGGTCTGTTATCTTATCAAATGGCGAAGAATACCATTGAGAAAAATGCCGAAACAGCAAGCCAGCAAACCATTGTGCAGACATCACAGAAGCTAGACATTATTCTCCAAAAATATGAAGAAACACTGCAGCAAGTATTCCTGGATGATGAAATGCAAAAGGCGATTCGGGATGCCTCGCTCGCAACTTCGTCTGATTATGATCGCTTCACGACATCTAATCAAATGAGAAACCGTCTTAATTCCATGACGTTCTCAAGCAAAGGTGTTGTAGCGGTGTATATGGTTCCCGGAGAAGAGGGACTGATTGGCCCTGTAACTTCGGGAAGCGCGGATAATACATTTGTCAATGAGATTCGTAATGAGCCCTGGTTTGAGGACATGGCTCAAACTTCGCAAGTTCGATGGATTACAGCTCCAAACGATAACGCAGGTGGAACACAAATATTCAGATTGGTTAGATCCGTGCAAAGTGTCAGCAGCATGAAGCGATTTATTCTGGTGGCAGATATCAACCTAGAGATTTTGAACGGTTATTTGCAGGAGCTTAACCTCGGCAACGGTTCGAAAGTTCAAATGATTACAGCGGATAATGTGATTGTAGGCTCCTCGGTTGAAGGAGAGCACGGACAGAAATCCGAGTTCACTCTTCAGAAAAAAGAAGGCGAGAGATCGGGAAGCACACGTATTAAAAATGCTCAAGGCAGAACGGTACTTGCTGTCTATAATACGCAGGAGAATTCAGACTGGACGCTGATGGGTGTGCTGCCTACGGATCAACTGACGAAGGATGCCAGAGGTATTCTAGTTACAACCTTTATCTCGATGGCTGTTGTTGCTGCTATTGCAATTCTGATCGGTATGTGGATGGTTAGAATGATAGCTCGTCCGCTCGTCCAACTGATGAAACTGATGGATGAAGGCTCGAAAGGGAACCTCAATGTTCGCATGGAGCAGAAATCCAAAGATGAAATCGGAATGCTGACAGTAAGCTTTAACGTGATGATGGAGCAAATTATGCAGCTTGTTAAACAAACGAACGATTCCGCACAAGATGTACTGGATACTGCGGCAGAATTGACGCAAGCTTCGAATAAAACAGCGATTTCCGCCAAGGAAATTGCGATTGCTACTGAGGAAATTGCTAATGGTGCAACAAGCCTGGCGAATGAAGCCGAGCGCGGCAATGAGTTGACGGAGAACATTTCCCGACAAATGGATCATGTGATCTCTGCGAATAAAGAGATGGAATCGTCCGCTCGCCAGGTAGAGAGATCTAGCCAACAGGGGACAGAGTACTTGAATGAGCTATTGCAAAAAACAAGTGTAACAGGTGAAATGGTTAATGCGCTTACGGAAAAGGTCGATTCGTTGAAATCAAGCACATCTTCGGTATTAAAGGTTCTCGATGTGATGCAGAACATTACCCAGCAAACGAATATTCTCTCACTTAATGCAACGATTGAGGCTGCGCGCGCTGGGGCCGCAGGACGCGGATTTATGGTCGTGGCGGATGAAATTCGTCAGCTTGCCGATCAATCCCGTCAATCGATCACGATGGTAGGAGAAATTACAGACAATATCCAAAAGGAAATGAATGAAACCGTTCAGGCTTTATCCGAGGCTAGTCCGCTATTCCAAGATCAAATTAAATCTGTGAAAGAAACGAGCCAAATCTTTGTTTCCGTACAAGAGCAAATGGAAGGCTTTGTGCAGCATCTGGATTCCGTGACATTGTCGATCGATGAACTGAATCAATCGCAATCCGTATTGTCCGAAGCAATGAGCAATGTCAGCGCGGTAGCACAGCAATCATCCGCGACTTCGGAAGAGGTAGCTTCGCTAAGTAGCGAGCAGGAGACAGTAGGAGAGCAGCTCGTGAATCTGTCAAACAAACTGGAGAATGTGTCCAATGGTTTGAAGGAGTCTTTATCCAAGTTTAGCGTGTAA
- a CDS encoding peptidase U32 family protein — MQTAQKHRPKYTGKRYRLDKPELLAPAGNLEKLKFAIHYGADAVYIGGQKYGLRSNADNFSFDEMREGVEFANKYGAKVFVATNIYAHNEDIEGIEEYLRNLYDVGISAIIAADPIIIDTARRVAPGLEVHLSTQQSTINWQAVKFWKEEGLPRVVLGRETSMEEIQEIKKHVDIEIESFIHGAMCSSYSGRCVLSNHFTDRDSNRGGCCQSCRWKYDLFEEGLPQEVWVSEEEFAMAQSAQAPQVGASPLPLFQEEDNPFTMGSKDLCMIAHIPDLIDVGVDSFKIEGRMKSIHYVATVVNVYRQAINSYMADPDNYVLKPEWLEEINKAANRPLNTGFFYDTPDHEDHIYEPEEKAVPYDFAGLVMEYDTEEGTAIIQQRNHFKPGQEVEFFGPDGTFFKQTIGTIWDEEGNELDAARHPLQRIKMKVDYPVSYFDMMRKRK, encoded by the coding sequence ATGCAAACAGCACAGAAACATCGGCCGAAATATACCGGGAAACGCTATCGCCTGGACAAGCCTGAGCTGCTGGCTCCAGCGGGAAATTTGGAGAAGCTGAAATTTGCGATCCACTATGGGGCGGACGCTGTATATATCGGGGGGCAGAAATATGGTCTTCGTTCGAATGCGGATAATTTCAGCTTTGATGAGATGCGTGAAGGCGTAGAATTTGCAAATAAATACGGAGCCAAAGTATTTGTGGCCACCAATATATATGCACATAACGAAGACATTGAGGGGATCGAAGAATATTTACGCAACTTGTACGATGTGGGGATTTCAGCAATTATCGCTGCGGATCCGATCATCATTGATACTGCGCGCCGCGTCGCACCTGGACTTGAAGTCCATTTAAGCACCCAGCAATCCACGATAAACTGGCAGGCAGTCAAGTTCTGGAAGGAAGAGGGCTTGCCGCGGGTCGTATTAGGCCGGGAGACAAGTATGGAGGAAATTCAGGAAATTAAAAAGCATGTGGATATTGAAATTGAGTCTTTTATCCATGGAGCCATGTGCTCATCCTATTCCGGGCGATGCGTGTTGTCCAATCACTTTACGGATCGTGACTCCAATCGCGGAGGCTGTTGTCAGTCTTGTCGCTGGAAGTATGATTTGTTTGAGGAGGGCTTGCCACAGGAGGTATGGGTATCAGAAGAGGAATTCGCTATGGCACAGTCAGCACAGGCGCCTCAAGTAGGGGCTTCCCCGCTTCCGTTGTTTCAAGAGGAAGACAATCCATTTACGATGGGCTCCAAAGATTTGTGCATGATTGCCCATATTCCGGACCTGATCGATGTGGGGGTCGACAGCTTTAAGATCGAGGGACGAATGAAGTCGATTCATTATGTTGCGACCGTAGTAAATGTCTACCGCCAGGCTATCAATTCGTATATGGCTGATCCCGACAACTATGTGCTAAAGCCGGAGTGGCTGGAGGAAATCAATAAGGCGGCGAATCGCCCGTTGAATACAGGCTTCTTCTATGACACGCCCGATCATGAGGATCATATTTATGAGCCGGAAGAGAAGGCCGTTCCTTATGATTTTGCCGGATTGGTGATGGAGTATGATACAGAAGAAGGAACTGCGATCATTCAACAGCGAAATCACTTTAAGCCTGGACAGGAAGTTGAATTCTTTGGTCCGGACGGAACTTTCTTTAAGCAAACGATTGGAACAATTTGGGATGAGGAAGGCAATGAGCTGGACGCAGCACGTCATCCCCTACAAAGAATTAAAATGAAGGTGGATTATCCTGTTTCTTATTTTGATATGATGAGAAAAAGGAAATAA
- a CDS encoding peptidase U32 family protein: MGNKPELLVPAGSLSELQSYLEAGADAALIGEEKYGMRMPGSFTPEEISEAVKLAHARKGKVYVSVTNIISNELLEELPHYLQRLEQAGVDGIQFGDPAVLQAVRSMNLNLKLHWNAEMTSTNYATANYWGSKGASRVVLARELNMEEITEMQPKLEIESEVQIHGMTNIYHSKRRLVNSYLTHQGRTPEPDGADLGRERGLFLVEAERPGEKFPIYEDSNGTHIMSSDDICILEDLHHLMAAGVHSFKIETLLKDVRYNTIVIRTYRKAIESYFSNPDDYEMDENWLEEIREVQDPERELSFGFFYKEQVY, encoded by the coding sequence ATGGGAAATAAACCGGAGCTGCTGGTCCCTGCGGGTTCCTTGTCGGAGCTGCAAAGCTATTTGGAAGCCGGAGCCGATGCGGCGTTAATCGGGGAAGAGAAATATGGAATGAGAATGCCAGGCAGCTTCACGCCGGAAGAGATCTCCGAAGCGGTTAAGCTGGCCCATGCTAGAAAAGGCAAGGTTTACGTTAGTGTAACGAACATCATCAGCAATGAATTGTTAGAGGAGCTTCCGCATTATTTACAGCGTTTGGAGCAGGCTGGGGTCGATGGTATACAATTTGGAGATCCGGCGGTTCTGCAGGCAGTCAGATCAATGAATTTGAATTTGAAGCTGCATTGGAATGCTGAAATGACATCCACCAACTATGCCACGGCGAATTATTGGGGGAGCAAAGGGGCTTCACGTGTTGTATTAGCGCGTGAGCTGAATATGGAAGAAATTACGGAAATGCAGCCTAAGCTTGAAATTGAATCAGAGGTTCAAATCCATGGCATGACGAATATTTATCATTCCAAGCGACGTCTTGTGAACAGTTATTTGACGCACCAGGGAAGAACCCCCGAGCCTGACGGTGCTGATTTAGGCAGAGAACGGGGACTTTTCTTAGTGGAAGCTGAGCGTCCTGGGGAGAAATTTCCGATCTATGAGGATTCCAACGGAACACATATTATGAGCTCGGATGATATCTGCATACTAGAGGATCTACATCACTTGATGGCGGCTGGTGTGCACAGTTTTAAAATCGAGACCTTGCTAAAGGATGTTCGCTATAATACGATAGTCATCCGTACTTATCGTAAAGCAATCGAAAGCTATTTCAGCAATCCGGATGATTATGAAATGGATGAAAATTGGCTAGAGGAAATTCGGGAAGTACAGGATCCTGAGCGCGAGCTGTCATTCGGTTTTTTCTATAAAGAACAAGTATATTAA
- a CDS encoding HD-GYP domain-containing protein, translating into MRTHVMELRPGDRLIEDTFNRAGLHILPKGSVIQTEEIALLIRQSIDYVDIEPRDGSAISETTQIVGSQEFSQRLQENFEKTVQGFQTIFLEALTTGRFNQSMVDEKLLPTLEALDKRKNIATLLYMLSNDDVNIYNHSLQVGLLSYYIATWLGYSREECHEISKAGYLHDIGKSRVRQSIKNKSELQGEELEEMRRHTNYGYEIIRESIKDNETLALAALQHHENVDGSGYPKGIGKDEIHPYSQIVAVANAYVDMTTSPNRQPHDSLLTVLRKVYELGFGKLNEKAVQALTQNLLPSFIGKRVQLSNGENATIVYNNPTDIFRPLVKVDDFFRDLSRERDIEIQEIFFE; encoded by the coding sequence TTGAGAACTCATGTAATGGAGCTTAGACCTGGAGATAGATTAATTGAAGATACTTTTAATCGCGCCGGGCTGCATATTTTACCTAAAGGATCGGTTATCCAAACCGAGGAGATTGCTTTATTGATTCGTCAAAGCATTGATTATGTCGACATTGAACCGCGTGACGGAAGCGCTATATCTGAAACTACACAGATTGTAGGAAGTCAGGAATTTAGTCAGCGATTGCAGGAAAACTTCGAGAAAACGGTTCAAGGTTTTCAGACTATTTTTCTGGAGGCGTTGACAACGGGCAGGTTTAATCAGTCGATGGTTGACGAGAAATTATTGCCTACGCTGGAAGCATTGGATAAACGCAAAAATATTGCCACCTTGCTGTATATGCTCAGCAATGATGATGTAAATATTTATAACCATTCATTGCAAGTCGGATTACTATCCTATTACATAGCTACCTGGCTCGGATACTCCAGAGAGGAGTGTCACGAGATTAGTAAAGCGGGTTATTTGCACGATATTGGCAAAAGCCGTGTGCGCCAATCCATAAAGAATAAAAGTGAGTTGCAAGGCGAGGAACTGGAGGAAATGAGGCGGCATACCAACTACGGATATGAAATTATCCGCGAATCGATTAAAGATAATGAAACGCTTGCTCTTGCTGCTCTCCAACATCATGAAAATGTGGATGGCTCCGGTTACCCTAAGGGAATCGGAAAGGACGAAATACATCCTTATTCGCAAATCGTCGCTGTAGCGAATGCTTACGTAGATATGACAACATCACCGAATAGGCAGCCTCACGACAGTTTACTAACCGTACTGCGTAAAGTGTATGAGCTTGGTTTCGGAAAATTGAACGAGAAGGCGGTTCAAGCATTGACCCAAAATCTCTTGCCGAGCTTTATAGGCAAGCGGGTACAATTGAGCAATGGGGAAAATGCAACGATTGTATATAACAATCCCACTGACATTTTTAGACCTCTTGTTAAAGTTGATGATTTCTTCAGAGATTTGTCGCGGGAGCGAGACATTGAAATTCAAGAAATATTTTTTGAATAA
- a CDS encoding peptidoglycan D,D-transpeptidase FtsI family protein, producing MTLLRKKRIFYILIGFMLVLSLYVIRVVWIQLVSARVSISASGMTMNELAVRQREEGIELDPGRGQFLDRNGYPLTGSTVWVPVLFPVKDLPDTVQVTEVADLLGVSAEELKQKWSKLQYPYLWQESDGKAPLVLSSEAAEQWTQISGFKILPYMRRYLEEESGKQWLGYVSQRPDYIRSLQGQKNNRTIPLTMQVGSSGLERTFDHFLRGVGSTRAAFTVDGQKRPLFGLGLRLKSVNDRYYPLSVRTTVDRTIQQRLESLTEQMDIREGAIVVLDAVQGDVVAMVSRPFFNPRQIDLKQGNWSNHAVKAAIPGSIFKTVIAAAALEEGVASPSETFHCSGHYSKYGLSCWKEGGHGTITLKQAFAQSCNIVFATLGERLTAASIERTADKLGIGRTVGWYAPSDRGGSALRQIDQEEAGTVFAKGIQPDGGVRAQTSLGQRDVKLSPLQAANMVVTLLHGGSVTSPRLVQDIYFKNGTRMLEFSPKYHPSIYGAISPSTARTLLSWMEEVVKKGTGRSLLNATWNLAGKSGTSQVVSAGVPLNHQWFIGYGPVEQPRYAVAVLVENRREGAPHQATELFRRVMDILAGRFPK from the coding sequence ATGACATTACTTCGGAAGAAGCGCATATTTTATATTTTAATAGGATTTATGCTGGTGTTATCTCTCTATGTAATAAGGGTAGTCTGGATTCAGCTTGTTTCAGCTAGGGTCTCGATTAGCGCATCCGGGATGACGATGAATGAACTGGCTGTGCGTCAGCGTGAAGAGGGCATCGAGCTCGACCCTGGAAGAGGACAATTTTTGGATCGCAACGGTTATCCATTAACAGGATCGACGGTATGGGTTCCTGTTCTGTTCCCTGTTAAGGATTTGCCGGATACTGTTCAGGTAACAGAAGTGGCTGATTTGCTTGGTGTATCTGCTGAAGAACTCAAGCAAAAATGGAGCAAGCTTCAATATCCGTACTTATGGCAAGAGAGCGATGGAAAGGCTCCGCTTGTGCTTTCGAGTGAAGCTGCAGAACAGTGGACGCAAATCAGCGGTTTTAAAATACTTCCGTACATGCGGCGCTATCTAGAAGAGGAATCAGGCAAGCAATGGCTGGGCTATGTCTCGCAACGTCCAGATTATATTCGCAGCCTTCAGGGGCAAAAAAATAACCGTACGATTCCTTTAACCATGCAAGTAGGGTCCTCCGGGTTAGAACGTACATTTGATCATTTTCTGCGAGGTGTAGGATCAACCCGGGCTGCATTTACAGTTGATGGCCAGAAACGGCCTCTATTCGGATTAGGCTTGCGTCTGAAATCGGTTAATGATCGTTATTATCCGCTATCTGTACGGACGACCGTGGATAGAACGATTCAGCAGCGATTGGAAAGCCTGACTGAGCAAATGGATATTCGAGAAGGGGCGATTGTCGTTCTGGATGCGGTACAAGGGGATGTTGTCGCTATGGTGTCTCGTCCATTTTTTAATCCTCGGCAGATCGATTTGAAGCAGGGCAATTGGAGTAATCACGCTGTAAAGGCTGCAATCCCTGGTTCGATCTTTAAAACTGTAATTGCAGCTGCTGCCCTAGAGGAAGGGGTGGCATCGCCCTCAGAGACATTTCATTGTTCCGGACATTATAGCAAATACGGTCTTTCGTGCTGGAAAGAAGGAGGCCATGGCACGATAACATTGAAGCAGGCTTTTGCTCAGTCGTGCAATATCGTTTTTGCCACTTTAGGCGAGAGGTTAACAGCTGCGAGTATTGAGCGCACCGCCGATAAGCTGGGAATTGGACGCACGGTGGGCTGGTATGCCCCGTCTGATCGGGGAGGATCTGCTTTAAGACAGATCGATCAAGAGGAAGCTGGAACTGTGTTCGCGAAGGGGATTCAGCCAGATGGAGGAGTAAGGGCGCAAACTTCCCTGGGACAACGCGACGTAAAATTGTCTCCTTTGCAGGCTGCCAATATGGTCGTTACTTTGCTGCACGGCGGTAGTGTGACATCCCCACGCCTTGTTCAGGATATTTATTTTAAAAATGGTACGCGAATGCTTGAGTTTTCTCCGAAGTATCATCCTTCGATCTATGGAGCTATATCTCCGTCGACAGCGAGGACACTGCTCAGTTGGATGGAGGAAGTGGTCAAGAAGGGAACGGGCCGATCCTTGTTGAATGCTACATGGAATTTAGCAGGCAAGTCTGGGACCTCTCAAGTTGTATCAGCTGGAGTCCCTTTAAATCATCAGTGGTTCATCGGATACGGGCCAGTGGAGCAGCCGCGCTATGCTGTAGCCGTGCTTGTAGAGAACAGGCGGGAAGGCGCGCCTCATCAAGCCACGGAACTATTTCGCCGAGTCATGGATATACTAGCAGGAAGATTTCCTAAATAA